In one window of Primulina tabacum isolate GXHZ01 chromosome 8, ASM2559414v2, whole genome shotgun sequence DNA:
- the LOC142554146 gene encoding putative E3 ubiquitin-protein ligase ARI2 isoform X1, whose protein sequence is MEEDFCMSGDSEEEEESDYYSPDRDEESLYGLENDDTRAQWNPSKASSSKVITKESLLAAQREDLRRVMDLLSVREHHARTLLIHYRWDVEKLIAVYVEKGKSCLFSAAGVTLVELSDPESSFTVMCIICMDDIPAKDVTKMDCGHSFCNNCWTEHFVVKINEGQSKRIRCMAHKCNAICDEAIIRKLVSIRHPDLAEKFDRFLLESYIEDNKMVKWCPSVPHCGNAIRVENDEYCEVECSCGLQFCFSCLSETHSPCSCLMWELWTKKCRDESETVNWMTVHTKPCPKCHKPVEKNGGCNLVACICGQPFCWLCGGATGRDHTWSRIANHSCGRYKEDSEKNAERAKRDLYRYMHYHNRYKAHTDSFKQESRLKETIKEKVSSLEARDSNLRDFTWVTNGLYRLFRSRRALSYSYPFAFYMFSDELFKDEMTNGKREIKQHLFEDQQQQLESNVEKLSKFLEEPFDEYAEEQVMQIRMQVINLSVITDNLCKKMYECIENDLLGSLQFSIHTIAPYQSKGIEKAEELSVGWSSQAPYNDKCQKADDQFNGDVIDISQASASGTSEESPQVSRKRPRKGSSTGSLFDLNLPAEVHHRIDS, encoded by the exons ATGGAGGAGGATTTTTGTATGAGCGGCGACAGCGAGGAGGAAGAGGAATCGGATTACTACTCTCCCGATCGAGACGAAGAATCTCTCTATGGACTTGAGAATGACGATACCCGTGCTCAGTGGAACCCTTCCAAAGCCTCTTCTTCCAAG GTTATTACAAAAGAGTCTCTGCTGGCTGCTCAG AGGGAAGATTTGAGAAGAGTAATGGACTTACTCTCAGTGAGAGAACACCATGCCAGAACCCTTCTTATTCATTACCGATGGGATGTTGAAAAATTGATTGCAGTTTATGTTGAAAAGGGGAAATCTTGCTTGTTTTCAGCAGCAGGTGTTACTTTGGTTGAACTTTCAGACCCTGAATCCTCATTTACTGTGATGTGCATTATATGTATGGATGATATACCTGCAAAAGATGTGACCAAAATGGACTGTGGTCATTCCTTTTGCAACAATT GTTGGACGGAACATTTCGTTGTCAAAATAAACGAGGGGCAAAGCAAGCGCATCAGGTGTATGGCCCACAAATGTAATGCTATCTGTGATGAGGCTATTATTAGAAAATTGGTTAGCATAAGACACCCTGATTTGGCAGAGAAATTTGATCGATTTCTTCTAGAGTCATACATTGAAGACAACAAAATGGTTAAGTGGTGTCCCAGCGTGCCCCACTGTGGCAACGCAATACGGGTAGAAAATGATGAATATTGTGAGGTCGAATGTTCTTGTGGCTTACAGTTCTGTTTCAGTTGCTTATCTGAAACACATTCCCCCTGTTCCTGCTTGATGTGGGAGCTATGGACGAAGAAATGCCGAGATGAATCTGAGACAGTCAATTGGATGACTGTACACACAAAACCTTGTCCAAAATGTCACAAACCAGTTGAGAAGAATGGTGGTTGTAATCTAGTTGCTTGCATATGTGGGCAACCATTTTG TTGGCTGTGTGGTGGAGCTACTGGCCGAGACCATACTTGGTCCCGTATTGCTAATCACAGCTGTGGTCGCTATAAAGAAGATAGTGAGAAGAATGCTGAACGTGCTAAGCGAGATCTTTATAGATATATGCATTATCACAATCGTTATAAAGCTCATACAGACTCCTTTAAGCAGGAATCTCGCCTGAAGGAGACCATAAAGGAAAAGGTGTCGAGTTTGGAGGCAAGGGACTCAAACTTAAGAGATTTCACCTGGGTCACGAATGGGCTTTACCGACTATTCAGATCTAGACGAGCTCTTTCATATTCTTATCCATTTGCATTCTATATGTTTAGTGATGAGTTATTTAAGGATGAAATGACAAATGGCAAAAGGGAAATAAAACAGCATTTGTTCGAGGACCAGCAGCAACAACTAGAGTCAAATGTCGAAAAGCTATCCAAGTTTCTTGAGGAACCGTTTGACGAATATGCTGAGGAACAAGTGATGCAAATAAGGATGCAAGTCATCAATCTGTCTGTGATCACTGATAACCTCTGCAAAAAAAT gTATGAATGTATTGAGAATGATTTACTGGGTTCACTTCAGTTTAGTATCCATACTATAGCACCATACCAGTCAAAAGGCATTGAGAAGGCGGAGGAGCTGTCAGTTGGATGGAGTTCCCAAGCACCGTACAATGATAAATGTCAAAAGGCAGACGATCAGTTTAATG GAGATGTTATAGATATATCCCAAGCATCAGCATCTGGGACTTCAGAGGAGAGTCCACAGGTATCACGGAAACGTCCTAGAAAAGGTAGTTCCACTGGCAGTCTCTTCGATCTCAACTTGCCTGCAGAGGTTCATCACCGAATTGATTCTTGA
- the LOC142552554 gene encoding protein VACUOLELESS GAMETOPHYTES-like — MRYNEISHFSHPQHNLKFEYSESPFKCDGCNEVGIGSRYKCAAAACNFDLHTHCAIFSPSISHPFYTKCSFQFLSRPPGTVARYCNACEKDLSGFVYHCKSCGFDLHPCCAKLPMVLDDGEIKLYLYRKVSSPCHRCGRKGRSWSYRSSCKKYNLHVACVKEMLVDSWHEIYTGACRGGAWGTKYSGGCGKLETRIPSLKDTLETHNHRKKSRGKAEKCCEVAALALQFVISAVLGDPTTLIAGVVASLMSK, encoded by the exons ATGAGATACAATGAAATCTCCCACTTCAGCCACCCGCAGCACAACCTGAAGTTCGAGTACAGCGAGTCGCCGTTCAAGTGCGACGGCTGCAACGAAGTCGGCATCGGCTCTCGTTACAAGTGCGCCGCGGCCGCATGTAACTTCGACCTCCACACCCACTGCGCCATCTTTTCTCCTTCCATTTCCCACCCTTTCTACACCAAGTGCTCGTTCCAGTTCCTCTCCCGCCCGCCGGGGACGGTGGCACGTTACTGCAACGCATGCGAGAAGGACCTGTCGGGGTTCGTGTACCACTGCAAGTCTTGTGGGTTCGATCTCCATCCCTGCTGTGCTAAGCTTCCTATGGTGCTCGACGACGGTGAGATCAAGCTGTATTTGTATAGGAAAGTCTCCTCACCGTGCCACAG GTGTGGGAGAAAGGGGAGGAGCTGGAGCTATAGATCTTCATGCAAGAAGTACAATCTCCATGTTGCGTGCGTAAAAGAAATGCTGGTAGATAGCTGGCACGAGATCTACACCGGGGCGTGCCGCGGTGGCGCATGGGGGACCAAATACTCCGGAGGCTGTGGGAAACTGGAAACGAGGATTCCGAGCCTGAAAGATACATTGGAGACTCATAATCACAGGAAGAAGAGCAGAGGGAAGGCGGAGAAATGCTGCGAGGTGGCAGCGTTGGCTCTGCAGTTCGTTATCTCCGCCGTGTTAGGGGATCCCACCACCCTCATTGCTGGGGTCGTGGCCTCCTTGATGTCCAAGTGA
- the LOC142554146 gene encoding putative E3 ubiquitin-protein ligase ARI2 isoform X2, which translates to MEEDFCMSGDSEEEEESDYYSPDRDEESLYGLENDDTRAQWNPSKASSSKVITKESLLAAQREDLRRVMDLLSVREHHARTLLIHYRWDVEKLIAVYVEKGKSCLFSAAGVTLVELSDPESSFTVMCIICMDDIPAKDVTKMDCGHSFCNNCWTEHFVVKINEGQSKRIRCMAHKCNAICDEAIIRKLVSIRHPDLAEKFDRFLLESYIEDNKMVKWCPSVPHCGNAIRVENDEYCEVECSCGLQFCFSCLSETHSPCSCLMWELWTKKCRDESETVNWMTVHTKPCPKCHKPVEKNGGCNLVACICGQPFCWLCGGATGRDHTWSRIANHSCGRYKEDSEKNAERAKRDLYRYMHYHNRYKAHTDSFKQESRLKETIKEKVSSLEARDSNLRDFTWVTNGLYRLFRSRRALSYSYPFAFYMFSDELFKDEMTNGKREIKQHLFEDQQQQLESNVEKLSKFLEEPFDEYAEEQVMQIRMQVINLSVITDNLCKKMYECIENDLLGSLQFSIHTIAPYQSKGIEKAEELSVGWSSQAPYNDKCQKADDQFNEGYLPCAF; encoded by the exons ATGGAGGAGGATTTTTGTATGAGCGGCGACAGCGAGGAGGAAGAGGAATCGGATTACTACTCTCCCGATCGAGACGAAGAATCTCTCTATGGACTTGAGAATGACGATACCCGTGCTCAGTGGAACCCTTCCAAAGCCTCTTCTTCCAAG GTTATTACAAAAGAGTCTCTGCTGGCTGCTCAG AGGGAAGATTTGAGAAGAGTAATGGACTTACTCTCAGTGAGAGAACACCATGCCAGAACCCTTCTTATTCATTACCGATGGGATGTTGAAAAATTGATTGCAGTTTATGTTGAAAAGGGGAAATCTTGCTTGTTTTCAGCAGCAGGTGTTACTTTGGTTGAACTTTCAGACCCTGAATCCTCATTTACTGTGATGTGCATTATATGTATGGATGATATACCTGCAAAAGATGTGACCAAAATGGACTGTGGTCATTCCTTTTGCAACAATT GTTGGACGGAACATTTCGTTGTCAAAATAAACGAGGGGCAAAGCAAGCGCATCAGGTGTATGGCCCACAAATGTAATGCTATCTGTGATGAGGCTATTATTAGAAAATTGGTTAGCATAAGACACCCTGATTTGGCAGAGAAATTTGATCGATTTCTTCTAGAGTCATACATTGAAGACAACAAAATGGTTAAGTGGTGTCCCAGCGTGCCCCACTGTGGCAACGCAATACGGGTAGAAAATGATGAATATTGTGAGGTCGAATGTTCTTGTGGCTTACAGTTCTGTTTCAGTTGCTTATCTGAAACACATTCCCCCTGTTCCTGCTTGATGTGGGAGCTATGGACGAAGAAATGCCGAGATGAATCTGAGACAGTCAATTGGATGACTGTACACACAAAACCTTGTCCAAAATGTCACAAACCAGTTGAGAAGAATGGTGGTTGTAATCTAGTTGCTTGCATATGTGGGCAACCATTTTG TTGGCTGTGTGGTGGAGCTACTGGCCGAGACCATACTTGGTCCCGTATTGCTAATCACAGCTGTGGTCGCTATAAAGAAGATAGTGAGAAGAATGCTGAACGTGCTAAGCGAGATCTTTATAGATATATGCATTATCACAATCGTTATAAAGCTCATACAGACTCCTTTAAGCAGGAATCTCGCCTGAAGGAGACCATAAAGGAAAAGGTGTCGAGTTTGGAGGCAAGGGACTCAAACTTAAGAGATTTCACCTGGGTCACGAATGGGCTTTACCGACTATTCAGATCTAGACGAGCTCTTTCATATTCTTATCCATTTGCATTCTATATGTTTAGTGATGAGTTATTTAAGGATGAAATGACAAATGGCAAAAGGGAAATAAAACAGCATTTGTTCGAGGACCAGCAGCAACAACTAGAGTCAAATGTCGAAAAGCTATCCAAGTTTCTTGAGGAACCGTTTGACGAATATGCTGAGGAACAAGTGATGCAAATAAGGATGCAAGTCATCAATCTGTCTGTGATCACTGATAACCTCTGCAAAAAAAT gTATGAATGTATTGAGAATGATTTACTGGGTTCACTTCAGTTTAGTATCCATACTATAGCACCATACCAGTCAAAAGGCATTGAGAAGGCGGAGGAGCTGTCAGTTGGATGGAGTTCCCAAGCACCGTACAATGATAAATGTCAAAAGGCAGACGATCAGTTTAATG AGGGCTACTTACCGTGTGCTTTCTGA